In Serinicoccus marinus DSM 15273, the genomic stretch AGCTGACCAGGATGCCGACGCTCTGCTCCAGCTTGCGGGTGACGATGCCCCAGGCCTGGCCGTCGAGGACGGCCTGCACGAAGGCGCCGAGGTGCGTGCGGCGCTCCGGCCCGCGCAGCCAGTCCAGGACCATCGCCAGCGCCGCCAGCACGGCGGCCCCACCGGCTACCAGCAGGAGCGAGCGCGGGGTCCACCGGACCCCGAGGGCGGCCAGGAGCACCAGCCCGGTGACGACCGCGGTGGCCGGCACGCTGCCGAAGTCGGCGCCCGCCTGGGGAGCCGCACCGAGCACGAGAGCGCCAGCGCCCAGCAGGGCGACTGGGAGCGCCGCCGCACGCCGCGGCAGCCAGGTCAGCAGCGCGGCCATGAGGACCAGCGTGCTCCCCAGGAGGATGCCGTAGCCGACGTTGCCCTGCCCGTAGAACCGGCCCGCCGTCACCGGTTGCAGCCCCAGGACACCGACGAGCCCGAGGCGGGACGACCACAGCGTGTCGATCCCCAGGACGACGAGGGTGAGGGTGGCGACCACGGCGGGTGGAGCCAGCGGGGATCTCTGGGCGCCCGGCACACCTCGGGCGAGCAGCGCCAGGAGGCTGGCGGCGCCGAGGATGAGGGCGACGAGCGTGGGCCACGGCTGCTCGGCCCGCCACCACGGGGCGAGACCGGCCAGGAAGGTGGCTGGCGACAGGGCCATGAGCACCAGGGCGCTGCCGGTGAGCAGGCCGGGCGCGTGGTCGGGTCCCCACCGCCGGACGGCCGCGCCGAGGGCCACGAGCGGGAGCAGGATCAGGGCCAGGACGCCGAGGGTCCAGGGCGCGAGCCGCTGGGCGTCGCTGACGGCGTCGGCGAGGTCCGCAGCAGCGGTGGCGGGCGCATCGTGATGCCGCTGAGTCTCGGCCACCGGCGCGCCGGGGAGGGCGTCGGTGCCGGGCTCGAGGCCGGCCAGCTGCAGCAGGGTCGGCGTGAGGTCGACGAGCTGCACGAGGCCGGCCTGACGGGTGGAGCCCGAGGTGAGCAGGGACGGGGTGGCTCCGTCGGAGGTGGGCGCGATGATCAGTGCCTGGGCACGCGCGTCCGACGTCGTCTGGCCCATGCCGCTGACCACGAGGATGCCGTCTCGCCGCTCGACCTGGTCGACGAGATCGGCCAGCGCGGCGTCGAGGTCGGCCAGCACCTCCGACCGGTCGCTCTCGTAGACCGCCGTGGCCGCGACGAGCTGGATCCGGCAGTCGGGGTCGAGCGCGGGGCGGGCGAGCAGTCCGGCGGTGTCGGTGTCCAGCACCGGTGGACCTCCGGGCCCGGGCTCTGCGGTGAGGCCGTGCGTGGTGACGCACGTGCCCGCCGCGCGCGCCGGCGCGGTCAGCGCGGAGAGATCCGGCTCGCGGGCCCCCGCGCCGTCCCACACCGGTGTGGCGTCGACCCCGCAGCCGAGCGCCTCGCGGTCGGTGCGGCTGCCGACCCCCACGGTGAGCCAGGCGTCGGCGGTACACGTGACCTCGTCCGGGCCGCGGAGCACCAGCGCGGCCGACCCGCCCTGCTCCGCGAGCCGGTGCAGCGTCGGCGTGGAGTCGCCGACGAGGTCCCAGGTCAGTCCCGGTATGCCCACGAGCAGCACCGGTCCGCCGCTCGCCTCCGGCAGCGGACGGGTCCCGGGCGCCTGGGCCGGGGCGACCCCCGCCACCACGGCCAGCGCCGCCAGGCACCAGGAGCCGAGCACGGTGAGGACGGGGGTCCACCCCAGGGCTCGCCGTCCCATGCCTCACCTCCGGATGCATGGTCGCACGACGGCCTGCACGAGCGATGACCTGCGCGGACGCACGCGTGTGCCTCCTGTGGTGCGTCCCCGTGCGTCCCACGCGTGCTCGGGGGCACGCCTGTGACGCACGCTGCTGCACAGGCGTGCTCGAGGTGCGGGTCGGGTGACCAGAGTGCTCGGTATGCCCGGCGTCGCGGAGGTGGGGGAGCGCATACCCTGAGCGCGTGGACCTCGAGCTGCTCGCCTGGATCGCCGGTGGGGTCGCCGTGCTCGCCCTGCTGGTCGCGGCGATCGCCTGGCGGCGGCTGCGCGTGGTGGACCGCCGGCTGACCCAGCTGGTGGAGGCCGGGGCGCCGACCACGCCGGAGCGGGAGCGGATCGAGGCGCTCGAGGCCGAGCTCACGACGCTGCGCGGCGACCTCGCGCAGGCGCTGCGACACGTGGCCGTGGTCCGCTACGACGCCTTCGGCGACATGGGCGGGCGGATGAGCTTCTCCGCCGCCGTCGTCGACGACACCGGCGACGGCATGGTCATCAGCTCGATCCATGCTCGTGGCGAGAGCCGGACCTACGCCAAGGGCATCGTCGGCGGCGACTCCGAGATCGTGCTGACCCCGGAGGAGCGCCAGGCGCTCGACGCCGCCCGCACCGGCCGGGACGACTGACGCGTCGGACCGGAAGGGTGTTCGGTCGGGGGATCGACCGGACACCAGGGTGTCGGGCCGGGGCGAGGGGCGGACCGAAGGGGTGTTCGGTCGGGGGAAAGGCGAAGGGGGGTCAGGAGGGGCGGTGGAGCACGGCCCGGGAGGAGCTCGGCAGGTGCACGAGCAGGCTGCCCGGGTCGATCTGGACCCGGACCGCCAGGGCCGAGCCCAGCGGGTCCCCGTCGATCTCCAGCTCGACCGGCGTGTCCGAGACGATCCGGACCTCCTTGCCCTGGAAGTGGTCCACGCGCTTGTGGCCGATCTTGCGCCGGGTGCTGAGCTGGGCGATCGTCGCGGCCCAGCCCACGATGCCCTCGGGGGACAGGAGCACCGCGTCGATGGTCCCGTCGTCGGCGATGGCGTCCGGCAGCAGCTCCATCCCGCCCTGCAGCTTGCCGACGTTGCCCACCATGACCGAGCGCACGCGGCGGTGCGTGGGGTCGGCGCCGTCGAGCCGCAGGTCGATGGTGAACTGCGGGCCCTTGAGGTGCCGCAGTCCCGCCACGAGGTAGGCCATCCAGCCCACCCGCGCCTTGAGCTTCTCCGGCACCGAGGCCATCACCTCGGCGTCGAAGCCCAGCCCGGCCATGACCAGGAAGCGGTGCTCCTCGCGCACGTCCTCGTCGTCGCGCTGGTCCACGGCGTCGTCGAAGTCGACGTTGCGCGCGGGGTCGTCCTCGTCCTCCAGCCGGTCGGCGAGCTGGGCCGAGGTGGGCCGGATGAGCTCGAGCCGGCAGGTGTCGATGGGGGTGCTCGTGCCGGTGAGGGCCGCCTCGAGCGCCTCCTCCACGGAGTCGACGGGCAGGTCGAGGTTGCGCGCCAGCAGGTTGCCGGTGCCACCGGGCAGCAGGCCCATCGCCGTCCCCGTCCCGGCGAGCCCGGACCCGACGGTGCGCACCGTGCCGTCGCCCCCGAGCGGGCACACGAGGTCGACGCCGGCCTCCAGCGCCTCCTGCGTCTGCCCCACCCCGGGATCCTCGGCCGTGGTCTCCAGCCACAGCGGCTCGTCCCATCCCAGTCGCTCGCAGACCCGCGTCACCCGGCCGCGGACGGCCTCGACGTCCCCGAACTTCGTCGGGTTCACGATGACCGCGGCGCGGCGCGAAGAAACCATGGGCCGAGGGTAGCCGCGCGCCATTAGGCTTTGCCGCATGATCGACATCCGCGACCTGCGCGACGACCCCGACCGTGTCCGCACCAGCCAGCAGGCTCGGGGCGAGGACTCGTCCGTGGTGGACCAGGTGCTGTCCGCGGACGAGACGCACCGCCGGGCGCTCGCCGAGTTCGAGACCGCCCGCGCCGAGCAGAAGGCCTTCGGCAAGAAGGTCGCGCAGGCCCAGGGCGAGGAGAAGCAGTCGCTGCTGGCGCAGGTCAAGGACCTGGCCGCCCGGGTGAAGTCGCTGGACGCGCAGGCGCAGGAGGCGGCCACCGCGCGCGAGGAGGGTATGCGCCGCATCGGCAACGTCGTCATGGACGGGGTGCCCGTCGGTGGCGAGGACGACTTCGTCACGCTCGAGGAGGTCGGCACCCCACGCGACTTCGCGGCCGAGGGCTTCGAGCCCCGCGACCACCTCGCGCTCGGCGAGGCCCTCGGGGCCATCGACATGGCCCGGGGGGCGAAGGTCTCCGGTGCCCGCTTCTACTACCTGCTCGGTGACGGAGCCCGGCTCGAGCAGGCGCTCATGGGGCTGGCCCAGCAGATGGCGCAGGAGGAGGGCTTCGTCCCGGCGATCGTCCCCAACCTCGTCCGTCCGGAGACGATGGCCGGCGCGGGCTTCCTCGACGCCCACGCCGACGAGGTCTACCGCCTCGAGGCCGACGACCTCTACCTCATCGGCACCTCGGAGGTGGCGCTCGCCGGGCTGCACGCCGACGAGATCCTCGACCTCTCCGACGGACCGCTGCGGTATGCCGCGACCTCCACCTGCTACCGCCGCGAGGCCGGGTCCTACGGCAAGGACACCAAGGGCATCTTCCGGTGCACCAGTTCACCAAGACCGAGATGTTCGTCTACTGCCGGGTCGAGGACGCCGTCGCCGAGCACGAGAACCTGCTCTGGATCGAGCGGCGCCTGCTGGACGCCCTCGAGCTGCCCTACCGGGTCATCGACGTCGCCGCGGGCGACCTCGGCGGTCCGGCGGCCCGTAAGTTCGACTGCGAGGCCTGGGTGCCGACGCAGGGGAAGTACCGCGAGCTGACCTCGACCTCCAACTGCACGACCTTCCAGGCCCGGCGCCTCGGCATACGGGAGCGAGACCCGCACGGCTCGGGCACCCGCGCCGTCGCCACCCTCAACGGCACGGTCGCCACGAGCACCCGGCCGATCGTCGCGCTGCTGGAGAACCACCAGCAGGCCGACGGCTCGGTCCGCGTCCCCGCGGCGCTGCAGCCCTTCCTCGGCGGCCAGGAGGTCCTCACCCCGGCTGGCTGAGCCGCCGAGCCCTGCGGATCTCCCTCCTCCGACGGAGGCGTGCCGACCCGGGCGCTGCCTACGCTGGGTCGCATCTGGTGACGTCGACGAGGGAGTGAGCCGTGATCGAGGCGGTCGAGCGCTGGTTCGGCGTCGACGAGGGCTGGCGACGGCCGACGCCAGGCCCGCAGGAGCGCCGCGCCGACCTGTGGTGGGCCCTGCTCGCGCTCGTCGTCATCGCGATCGGTGAGGAGCTCACCCGGTCGGTGGGCATGCTCGAGGAGGAGCGGGGCGGGGCGTGGGCGCAGTACGCCGGCATCCTGAGCCTCGTCGCCATGGTGGCCGTCCGCCGACGCTTCCCGGTCGCGGTGGCCCTGCTGGGGGGCACCCACATGATCGTCATGTCCCTGGTGATGCCGGCGACCATGTCGCAGCTGCCGGTGCAGATGACCTACTTCCTGCTCATCTTCTCGGGGATGGCCTGGGCCCGGAACCGTCGGGCCCTCGTGCTGGCGATCGGCGTCGTGCTCGTGCAGCTCGTGCTGCTCTTCGCCTGGTCCTACGCGCTGGGCTCGGGGCTGGACGAGATCCGCAGCAACCTGGGCGAGCGGGACGTCGAGCAGGTCGGACCGATCCCGCCGCTGGTCGCGATCGTGCTCTTCTCGGTGCTCGGCAACGTCATCTTCTTCGGCTTCGCGATCGGGCTCGGCCAGGTCGCGTGGCGCGGGGCGCTGCGGCAGGCCCAGGTGCAGGACCAGGCCCGGACGATCCGCGAGCAGACCGCGCAGCTCACCGACCAGGCGGTCGTCGCCGAGCGGCTGCGGATCGCCCGCGAGCTGCACGACGTCGTGGCCCACCACGTCTCGGTGATGGGCGTCCAGGCGGCCGCGGCCCGACGGGTCATGGAGCGTGACCCCGCTGCCGCGCGCACCGCGCTCGGCGCCATCGAGCAGGCCTCACGCGACGGCGTGGGCCAGATGCGGGACCTGCTCGGCACGCTGCGCACCGGCGAGGACACGGAGTCGACCACCGGGGCGGGCCGCGCCCCGCAGCCGACCCTGGCCGCGCTGCCCGCCCTGGTCGAGCAGGCCACGACACCCACCTGCGCGGTCACCGCCGAGGTCGTCGAGTCGGTGCCCGGCGCCGCGGGCCGGGTGCCGCCGCCGGTCCAGCTGACGGCATACCGGATCGTGCAGGAGGCCCTGGCCAACGTGCGCCGCCACTCGACCGCGCGGCACGCCCGGGTCGCGGTGCGGGTCGACGAGGCCGCGGGGACGATCGAGGTCGAGGTGGTCGACGACGGGTCGCCGCGACCTGGCACGTCCGGCACCGGCCTCGGGCTGCGGGGTATGCGCGAGCGCGCCCAGCACC encodes the following:
- a CDS encoding diacylglycerol/lipid kinase family protein, giving the protein MVSSRRAAVIVNPTKFGDVEAVRGRVTRVCERLGWDEPLWLETTAEDPGVGQTQEALEAGVDLVCPLGGDGTVRTVGSGLAGTGTAMGLLPGGTGNLLARNLDLPVDSVEEALEAALTGTSTPIDTCRLELIRPTSAQLADRLEDEDDPARNVDFDDAVDQRDDEDVREEHRFLVMAGLGFDAEVMASVPEKLKARVGWMAYLVAGLRHLKGPQFTIDLRLDGADPTHRRVRSVMVGNVGKLQGGMELLPDAIADDGTIDAVLLSPEGIVGWAATIAQLSTRRKIGHKRVDHFQGKEVRIVSDTPVELEIDGDPLGSALAVRVQIDPGSLLVHLPSSSRAVLHRPS
- a CDS encoding DUF4446 family protein produces the protein MDLELLAWIAGGVAVLALLVAAIAWRRLRVVDRRLTQLVEAGAPTTPERERIEALEAELTTLRGDLAQALRHVAVVRYDAFGDMGGRMSFSAAVVDDTGDGMVISSIHARGESRTYAKGIVGGDSEIVLTPEERQALDAARTGRDD
- a CDS encoding sensor histidine kinase; translation: MIEAVERWFGVDEGWRRPTPGPQERRADLWWALLALVVIAIGEELTRSVGMLEEERGGAWAQYAGILSLVAMVAVRRRFPVAVALLGGTHMIVMSLVMPATMSQLPVQMTYFLLIFSGMAWARNRRALVLAIGVVLVQLVLLFAWSYALGSGLDEIRSNLGERDVEQVGPIPPLVAIVLFSVLGNVIFFGFAIGLGQVAWRGALRQAQVQDQARTIREQTAQLTDQAVVAERLRIARELHDVVAHHVSVMGVQAAAARRVMERDPAAARTALGAIEQASRDGVGQMRDLLGTLRTGEDTESTTGAGRAPQPTLAALPALVEQATTPTCAVTAEVVESVPGAAGRVPPPVQLTAYRIVQEALANVRRHSTARHARVAVRVDEAAGTIEVEVVDDGSPRPGTSGTGLGLRGMRERAQHLGGGVEVGRRQGGPGWRVRVWLPLDGHRPAGGTDAATEATAAAPTRESVGP